GAAGTTTATTTCAGGGTATCTCTTCTGACAGTctcaatgtttctttctttcttttttaatttttatttgaaaggcagagttacagagaggcagaggcactctggttcattccctaaatggccacaactgctggagctgagctcatccagaaccaggagccaggagccacttccaggtctcccatgcgggtgcagggcccaaggatttgggtcatcctccagtgctttcccagcccatagcagagagctggatcagaactgaagcagctggaactcaaaccggcgcccatataggatccagcactggaggcagcacctttacccactatgccacagcactggcccctcaattagTTCTTCCTGTGGGTCATCTTCCTTCCTGGAAAATCCCTTTTCCCATAATAGTGTTCTTATCTTTTGTGTAGCATCAGTTATTGATAACTTGGTAGCAGGTAATTGTGTTGGAAGCTTGTGCCTTGGTGTTTATGAACCACCAAGCATTTTGTGTATACTGCCTCTTTATAAGTAAACCCTGGGGATGGCATTTGCTTTTGGAGTGAACACTGCAAGATCCTTGGGAAATACAGTTGCATGAGACAAAAATGTGTGCACATCTGGCTGATGGTAGCAACCACTTGTGCTGGGGACAGTGCCACCACGAACCTGGCTGGCCAGGGTCACCCAGCGTCCACCTTCTGAAGAGCATGTCTATAACCTTCACAGGTGACATATTCTTCGCAGCCTCCTGCATGCCCTGCCATGTACCACAGTACCAGACCATGGGGAGAAATTCATATTAATTAACTTTTCTCACTGTGTTCCCAGGATGGCTGCTGTTCTCAAGCGGTTGATACTGCAAACcgtgaaatctgaaaataattgcATTAGAAGATGCTTTGGTGAACACTTGATGCAAAAGACAGACCCAGCACAGTTGTCCCTGATTGCTTCTGCCCCAAGACCATCCTACCTACCTCACGCAAAAGCTTTTAGTACTGCTGAAGACACTCAGGCtgagagaaaaaagacaaaaaagaatgaaactagtTTTAGTAACGTTGGAAGAAAAATTAAGGAGCGAATCATTCACGTCCTTGACGAGAAGGGCAATGATTTGGGAAACATGCACCGAGCCGAAGTCATCAGGCTCATGGATGAGCGAGACCTGAGGCTGGTACAGAGGGACGCCCACGCTGAGCCCCCCGAGTACCAGCTCATGACGGGCCTCCAGATCCACAAGGAACGCCTGCGGCTCCGCGAGATGGAAAAGGCTCAGCCCAAAGCTGGTAGGTCTCCTGCTGTTTGCACCTGAGTCCTTGACTGCAAGTCAGAAGCTTAAATTCTCTTTGCCCAGGAATCTGTGacagtgaagaaatggaaaactgGAAATTCAGAAGACACAGGGTTCCACCACCAATCCCAGTGTCTTTTCCTTTCATCCCTCATTTATTTCCATTCCTGTTTCCCTTGATACCCTCTGTccactctctcttcctttaaaccTGCAAGGTGAAGGCACCAGGGTGATGGAAACTTCCCCCTTGTCTCCAATGCTGCAGCTggcagcagagctgagagagagatgACCTGAGTCGGAAGAGGTGGCTTCAGGCTCCTGTCCCATCTGTGCCACTCACTCACCTTctctcctttttgtttgtttcctgcaTGTCTGAAGTGTTTAGTCCGTGAAATGGAAGCACTTTTTAAACTCTGAAGTGATGCTCAAGTGTTTCATTGCAATATGGGTAGTAATGCTCATTGACATATTTGGTCCATCACCTAATGAGACACTTGTCATTTAAGTCTGTAGAAGTCAGGAATTAGATATGAAATGTTTTTCTTCCATGGTTCCTAAAAAGTGTTGCCTGAGAAAACCACGTATGTGGCTCACTCCTCTAAAGCCACATCTAACAAGAATATTGTCTGAAAAAAAGAACTTTTCACAAGACCAACCAAGGGGATAAGGATAGCAAACTGTGTCATATTTAAAAAAGCTGAACAGACTGGAGAAGGTGGAAGGCATTACTTTGTTTTGATGGAGAACTAGGGCCAAGTTGTAGGAGCTCTAAGGAGGCAATAACtggttgtctttttgttgttgttgttaaatatttatttatttatttgaaaagtagttagaaaagcagagaggtcttccatccactggttcactccccagatggccgcaatgctgccagtctgaagccaggagtcagaagtttctttcaggtctccaatgcaggtgcaggggcccaaggatttggccatcttccactgctttcccaggccatagtagagagctggattggaagtggagcagcccagacttgaaccagcacctatatgggatgccaacattgcagatggtggctttacctgctatgccacagcgctggccctgcaataccagttcttaaaattttttgtttactttggaaattaaaaaacttatg
The DNA window shown above is from Oryctolagus cuniculus chromosome 9, mOryCun1.1, whole genome shotgun sequence and carries:
- the MTIF3 gene encoding translation initiation factor IF-3, mitochondrial isoform X1, whose translation is MQTRAVQHGFDWVRIIIKWISHQISALMAAVLKRLILQTVKSENNCIRRCFGEHLMQKTDPAQLSLIASAPRPSYLPHAKAFSTAEDTQAERKKTKKNETSFSNVGRKIKERIIHVLDEKGNDLGNMHRAEVIRLMDERDLRLVQRDAHAEPPEYQLMTGLQIHKERLRLREMEKAQPKAGPILTKELTFSSNIGQHDLDTKNKQIQQWIEKKYQVQITIKKGKNADEPENKTEELFNQILQTMPGIATFKSKPQAVKGGKAVMCVLRHLSKKEENTYKESQGTQKRDTLHKESRSEKESNDPHQ
- the MTIF3 gene encoding translation initiation factor IF-3, mitochondrial isoform X2, which encodes MVFYGMAAVLKRLILQTVKSENNCIRRCFGEHLMQKTDPAQLSLIASAPRPSYLPHAKAFSTAEDTQAERKKTKKNETSFSNVGRKIKERIIHVLDEKGNDLGNMHRAEVIRLMDERDLRLVQRDAHAEPPEYQLMTGLQIHKERLRLREMEKAQPKAGPILTKELTFSSNIGQHDLDTKNKQIQQWIEKKYQVQITIKKGKNADEPENKTEELFNQILQTMPGIATFKSKPQAVKGGKAVMCVLRHLSKKEENTYKESQGTQKRDTLHKESRSEKESNDPHQ
- the MTIF3 gene encoding translation initiation factor IF-3, mitochondrial isoform X3, whose product is MAAVLKRLILQTVKSENNCIRRCFGEHLMQKTDPAQLSLIASAPRPSYLPHAKAFSTAEDTQAERKKTKKNETSFSNVGRKIKERIIHVLDEKGNDLGNMHRAEVIRLMDERDLRLVQRDAHAEPPEYQLMTGLQIHKERLRLREMEKAQPKAGPILTKELTFSSNIGQHDLDTKNKQIQQWIEKKYQVQITIKKGKNADEPENKTEELFNQILQTMPGIATFKSKPQAVKGGKAVMCVLRHLSKKEENTYKESQGTQKRDTLHKESRSEKESNDPHQ